GGCTGCGGATATCTCCACCACAAGTATTCTCTGAAGAAGATTAGAGAATATCCTGACGACGGCATGCTGTTTTCAACTTGGTTCTGAAAAAAATGCACTCGTTTAGTCAGCGGCGATCGGAAGGACGATTGAACTGCCATGTGCATAAAGATAGGTGATATGGATTAGCGGCTGTTATTCGTCCACTAGCCGGTAACCCACCCCTATCTCCGTCACGATATACCGCGGTTTTGCCGGGTTCTTCTCGATTTTTCGCCTAAGCCCTGCCATGAGCGCTCGCAGGGCCTGTGTATCATTTCCGTAGCTTACGCCCCAAATCTCTTTTAAAATCTGCTTCGTCGTAAGCACTTTTCCAATATTCCTGAAAAAAAGCGCCAATAAATTATATTCCAGGGGAGTAACATGGGTTTCGTTCCCATCCAGATAAACCAACCGCTTGTCAAAATCAATTTTTAACCCTCCTGCCTGGAGGACGCTTTGCACTTTTCCGCCGCTGCGCTGCCTGTATAAATATCGCAGCACGACACGGATACGGGCAAAAAGCTCCGTTGCGGAGAAGGGCTTTGTCAAATAATCGTCGGCTCCCAGATCCAGGGCAGCCGCTTTTTCTTTGTCCTGATCCCGGGCGGAAATAACGATAATCGGCATTTCCGACCACTCGCGGACTTTCCTGATAATCTCCATGCCGTCAATGTCCGGCAATCCCAGGTCCAACAGCATTAGGTCGATAGGTTCGGAGGCCAGGAGGCTTAATGCACTCTCACCGGTAGTAGCGGCGATGTGCCTGAACCCCTCTGTATCCAGCAAATAGCCGATATAATTTCGGATCTGCCTGTCGTCTTCAACCGCAAGGACATATGCGTTATATGGTGTCATGTTCATTCACCCGCCTAAGTGATGCAGAGCATCGCGTAGTAGCAGAAAGTAAGGCGCATTTCGGGCAAAGCCAATGAGTCCTGCTGTCACAGAAACGAAATGCGCTGCTTTCCTAGTTCTCTAGCGGAAGCTTAAAAATAAACTCCGCTCCTGGTCCGTCGGTGCGATTACGGGCCATTATGCTTCCACCATGAGCTTTTACCACCGCGTCGCATATGGGCAGCCCCAGCCCTATGCCTGGCTGGGCATCGTCAGGCTTAACCCGCGACGTATAAAACATCTGAAAAATATGCGGCAATTCAGAGTCCGCGATGCCATTGCCTCTGTCACGGACAGCAAACACAGCATACATGTTGTTCTGAAGATCTTCTTGATCCGTTGTCACCGAAACGCTGATTTCATCTTGGAGAGCTGTATGCTTGACGGCATTGTCCAAAAGATTGATCAGCACCTGCCTGATCAGCCTGGCATCCATCGGGATAAGCAATAATTCATCCGGTACCTGAACCGTTATTTCATACTCCGGATAGTATCGCGAAATATGGTGGATCGCAGCCCCTACCACCTCTTCGGCAGCTTCCTTCTGTTTGTTGAGCACCGGCTTGCCATCCTGCAGACGGGTCAGGCTCAAAATGTTCTCAACGAGAGAATGCAGCCAGTCGGCATCTTTATGAATTCCGGCTATAAGAGGGTACCTCCGGTCATTTTGGGCCGTCATATTCATCAGCATCTCAGACGTTCCGATGATACCGGCAAGAGGGGTGCGTAAGTCATGGGAAATGGACCGCAGCAAATTTCCCCGAAAGCGCTCCCTCAGGATTTCCTCGGTGACTCTTGTCCGCTGACGGACGGTGCGAAAGTGGTTCGCCGCCAGGGCAATGCATAAAAAGGCTAAAAGGCAGACAATGACGATATGAGCCTCCGGCAGTCCCATAATTTTCCTCACAACTCTTTCACACGGTTATCTACATTCTCACACCATGGTCACAGAATTTTTGGTATAATAATTCTCAATGGATAA
This genomic interval from Acetonema longum DSM 6540 contains the following:
- a CDS encoding sensor histidine kinase — its product is MGLPEAHIVIVCLLAFLCIALAANHFRTVRQRTRVTEEILRERFRGNLLRSISHDLRTPLAGIIGTSEMLMNMTAQNDRRYPLIAGIHKDADWLHSLVENILSLTRLQDGKPVLNKQKEAAEEVVGAAIHHISRYYPEYEITVQVPDELLLIPMDARLIRQVLINLLDNAVKHTALQDEISVSVTTDQEDLQNNMYAVFAVRDRGNGIADSELPHIFQMFYTSRVKPDDAQPGIGLGLPICDAVVKAHGGSIMARNRTDGPGAEFIFKLPLEN
- a CDS encoding response regulator encodes the protein MTPYNAYVLAVEDDRQIRNYIGYLLDTEGFRHIAATTGESALSLLASEPIDLMLLDLGLPDIDGMEIIRKVREWSEMPIIVISARDQDKEKAAALDLGADDYLTKPFSATELFARIRVVLRYLYRQRSGGKVQSVLQAGGLKIDFDKRLVYLDGNETHVTPLEYNLLALFFRNIGKVLTTKQILKEIWGVSYGNDTQALRALMAGLRRKIEKNPAKPRYIVTEIGVGYRLVDE